ACGTCAAATGGGAGGCGAAAAACCCTGGGGGGTCTATAAAGGATAGAGCGGCTCTTTCCATGATAGAAGATGCGGAGCGAAAAGGACTTCTTACAAAAGACAAAATCATAATTGAAGCCACAAGTGGAAATACCGGTATAGGGCTTGCTGTGGTTGCGGCGGTGAAAGGTTATCGTCTGATCCTTGCCATGCCGGAAACGGCAAGCCTCGAGAGGCAGAAAATCCTTAGAGCTCTCGGGGCAGAACTGCTACTTACTCCCGGAAACCTTGGAACCGACGGAGCCATAGAAGAGGTCTATCGCCTGGTCAGGGAAAACCCAGATAGATACTTTATGCCGGATCAGTTTAATAATCCCGCCAACCCCGAAGCTCATTATCTTTGGACAGGACCGGAAATTTACGAACAGACCGACGGCAAGGTCAACGTAGTCGTGGCAACTCTGGGAACATCCGGAACGGCCATGGGGCTTGCCAGAGCATTGAAAGAAAGAAACCCGGCAATTGAGATAGTTGCGGTTGAGCCTTACATGGGGCACAAGATCCAGGGACTTAAAAACATGAAGGAATCCTATGTGCCCGGCATATACAATCCGCAGTGTCTCGATCGAATTATGCACATTGGGGATGATGAAGCTTTTGAAATGGCCAGGCGGCTTGCAAGAGAAGAAGGCATCTTTGCCGGGATGAGTTCAGGGGCGGCAATGGCTGCTGCGGTAAGAATCGCAAAGGAGCGGAAAGAGGGAATCATAGTGGCTATCATCCCGGATGGAGGAGATCGCTACCTGAGCACCAATCTGTTTACGGTGATGATCGAACCTGATTTTAAATTCTACGATTACCTGTCTCGCCAGAAAAAACAAATTGTTCCGGTGGAGGAAGGAAAGATCAGATTGTTTATCACTGGACCGCCTCTGGATTCGCCGTTAAATCTCAAGGAAGCGCGGCGTCTCTTTGTGGCGGATTTGCTGGTGAGGTTCCTACAGTTTAAGCAGTTTACCGTGCATCCTGTTATTGTTCTTCCGGATTTTGACAGTCGCACCATTACGGGTTCTGTAAACGCAAACGTGGAACTTCCTCAGTATGTGAAAAAGAAGATGGAAGAACTGGCGGATCTTTTCAAGCGATTCTCAATGGACTCCAGCTACCATTTTGTAAAGATGTCCGATCTAGAAGAAACAATGATTGAACACGTAAAAACCCTTATAGCCCGAAAAGTAGCATATGAAAAACTCAGGTCGGTTTATTTTGATGTCTCTCAAGCCGCCCGCTATGGAGAACTGGCTCACATTGACATAAGCAGACTTTACCCCGGAAAAACGGTTGATCTCTCGCGATACGAAAAACTAAGCCCGCAGGATTTTGCTCTCTTCAAGAGAGCCACCCTTTCCGAATTGAAACGGGGAGTTTATATGAAAACCCTCTGGGGTAGTGTTATTCCAACCTGGCACATAGCTGTAGCCACAGCAGCAATGGGACAAAGCAGAAGCGGATCAAAGCCCGCCGTGGACATATATCTTAGCAGTATAGAATTTCTCTTTCCTCATCTTGAAAACGTCAGAGCCATAGTGGAAGCGCTGGGAGCAAAAGACCTCACTCAGGTATGGCTTATCTGCGAACAATGCTGGACTAGCAGAGACTGCCCAGCGGAAGAAATATGCGAAGACACTTCTCTGGAGCAACTCATCCAGGAAGGATACAAACCGGAAGAAATTCGATACTTCGTTCTTACAACCCACTACCGAAAGCCGCTTCATGCATCAAGAAAAGAGCTGGATGGAGCCATCAAGGGCTTCCAGCGCATCAGGCGCTTCCTTGCGCGAGTCCACAATGCGCCGATAAACGAAAGGAAAGAAGCCGGTTCTATCGCCGACGATCTCTATGCTGTTGAACAGGGATTCATCTCGGCGCTGGCGGACGATTTGAACATACCACAGGCAATGGCGGAAGTTTTTGCTTTCATTCGAAAGGTAAATCCCAGACTTGATACAGAAGGATTGCAGGAAAGCGACAAAACCGACCTGTTAGCCGTATTCGGAAAGATTAACCAGATCCTAGGTGGAATCTTTTCACGGGATATTGAACCGTTGAGCGAAGAAGAAAAAAGACTTATAGAAGAACGTGAAAAAGCACGCCGGGATGGTTTGTGGGAGCGAGCCGATGAAATAAGAAATGAGATTCTCTCAAGGGGGATTAAACTCTTGGACACGCCTAAAGGCACAATCTGGGAGAGACTATAAAAGGCAAGACTCAGGGTAACAGTAAATGAACAAAGTGCACTTAAAAGATTTTACTTTGAGCGAACTCGAAAAGTGGGTTCAGTCTATTGGTGAAAGGACTTTTAGAGCCAGACAGATATTTCATCATCTTTACGTCCGGCATGTTAATTCCTGGGGTCAGTGTACCGATTTAAGCAGAACTTTTCGGATCAAACTGGAACAGGCGTGCATTATAAATACTCTTTCTCTCACTTCACGTCTTGTCTCCTCGGATGGAACAGAAAAATTCGTCTTCCGCCTTCCTGATGGTCATGCAGTGGAAACCGTTCTGATTCCCGACCCGCCGCGGTTTACTCTGTGTGTTTCCTCTCAGGTAGGCTGTCCTTTGAAATGCCGCTTTTGCTACACAGGAAGCCTGGGATTCAAGAGAAATCTCACCGCTGGGGAAATCGTCGATCAATACGTTCAGGTGCAACAGCTAATTGGATCCCAGCGAAGAATCACAAACATTGTTTTCATGGGTATGGGAGAACCACTCCTTAACGAAGATGCGGTTTACAAAGCTTTATCGATTTTGCTTGATTCCCACGGTGTTAACTTATCCCACAGAAGAATAACAGTCTCGACAGTGGGAATCGTTCCCGCTATGGAAAGACTTGGAGAACGCTTCCCGGTAAACCTTGCAATAAGCCTACATGCACCCAGAAACGACCTCAGAACCTCTATAATGCCGATCAACTCAACTTATCCCTTAGAAAAAGTGCTAGAAGCCTGTGTGAGGTTTCCTCTTCCACCGAGAAAGCGAATCACCTTTGAATACGTCCTTATTGAAGGTGTAAACGACGGCTCGAGGGAAGCTCGAGAATTGATAGAACTTCTTCGCCCAGTCAGGTGCAAAATAAACCTCATACCCTACAACCCCCATGAAGGATCTCCCTACAGGAGACCGTCGGATAAGGCTATTGCTGAATTTCAGTCTATGTTGCAGAACGCTCACATGACTGCTACGGTGAGAGAAAGCAGAGGAGCGGACATTCACGCTGCCTGTGGTCAGCTTGCTGGATCACTTGCAAAGAATGAATCTCTAGCGGTGGAAACACTCAAAAAAGATGGTGGTCGAGCATAATTTTTTATATAGTTACCATATTGGACGGGCATTAGTATTATGCTGTGCTCTACCCCTCTAAGAGGAGTAAAAACCAATGAGCGAAAACAGAACAGTTGAGCCAGACTTTGCAAAAGGCGGTGGATTGCTTCCGGTTATCGTTCAGGATGTTGAAACCGGTTCCGTTCTCATGCTAGCTTACATGAATGAAGAAGCCTGGAAAAAGACGCTGGAAACTGGAAAGGCTCACTACTGGAGCCGCTCTCGAAAAAAAATCTGGCTAAAAGGTGAAACTTCAGGGCATACTCAGGATGTGGTTGAAATATTGATTGATTGCGACGAAGATACCATTCTACTTAAGGTGCACCAGCGGGGAGGTGCCGCCTGTCACACAGGTTACAGAAGCTGCTTTTACAGAAAGATAGCCGGAAACCAGTGTGTAATTGTAGAACCCCGCATATTTGATCCAGAGGAGGTTTATAAGAAGTGAAGCAATTGGTTTTGGGAATACCCAAAGGAAGCCTTCAGGAAGCAACTTTACGGCTTTTCAAAAATTCGGGATGGAACATTACCATCTCTGAGCGGAGTTACTTTCCAGAGATTAACGATCCTGAGATTAGCTGTGCGATCTGTCGAGCTCAGGAAATGTCCCGCTATGTGGAAAATGGAACCTTTGACGCCGGGATTACCGGAAAAGACTGGATTCTGGAAAACAACTCCGATGTGGTGGTAGTAGCAGATCTTGTCTATTCCAAAACCTCCAACAAACCAACTCGATGGGTTGTTGCCGTGCCCTTCGATTCCCCCATAAGGGACATAAAGGACCTGGAAGGAAAGAAGGTTGCAACAGAACTTCTTCAGTTCACAAAAAGATATTTTGCGGAAGCAGGTATCAATGTGAATGTGGAATTTTCCTGGGGAGCAACAGAAGCTAAAGTCATAGCTGGGCTGTGCGATGCGATTGTGGAAGTGACTGAGACGGGAAGCACTATGAGAGCCAACGGATTACGGATAATTAAGGAACTCATGGTGTCAAACCCTCAACTCATTGCTAACAAAAAAGCCTGGGAAGACGAATGGAAGCGAGACAAGATCCAACAGATCGCTACTCTTCTTCAGGGAGCTCTTAAAGCTGATGAATTTGTCGGGCTCAAGATGAACGTTCCTGAAAAAAACGTCGTTCAGGTGATGGAAATACTGCCCAGCATTACATCTCCCACTGTGTCTGTGCTCTACAACAGCGACTGGTTTTCTGTGGAAGTGGTGGTTTCAAAAAAGGTAGTTCGAGACCTAATACCTCAGCTCATCAAAAGAGGTGCAGAGGGCATTATTGAATATCCTCTAAACAAAGTAATTTAGCGAGAATTCCTTACTCTCCCCTCGCCTGAGGGGGGATGTAAAGGAACTTCCACTTTGATTCACGCATGGATAACCAGACGCCGGTTGTATTATCAAAAAAACTGTAGGGGCACGTTAATATGAAGGAAAGAGTGCAGAGCATAACCACATCCTGGATACAATCAAACAGTTTGGTAAGGAAGGGGGCACGGCGTGTCGCAGTTTTAAGAAATGCCCTGCCCTTGCTGTCAATCATTGTTTTTGCTCTCATCTCCTGCACTCCACAACACCCCCCTGTTCAGCAACCGGATAAAGCCCAGGACGGGGCAACTCACTCACTTTCTCCCCAAACTCAAAGACAGGCTCCCAGACCACCATCACCAGCACCAGCCCCTGCAGAAAGAATCGAAGGACCTGAATCCGCTACCATTCCGCAGCGTCTTTCCGGATCTCCTGAAGAACTCAAAGCCATGGGACAAAACTATCTTGCGGCGGGCAACATCGGAATGGCTTTGAGGTATCTCAAGGCGGCGGAAGCTCGTCGTCCCAAGGATCCTCAACTTCTTTACGAAATCGCTCTTGCCTACCAGAGGAGAGGCTTTAGAGATCAAACGAAGGAATACCTTCAGAAGGCTCTAGCCGTTCAACCTGACTATGCCGAAGCCAGTAACGCACTTGGAGCTATTCTCGCAGAAGAAGGCAGATTTGAAGAGGCTCGCAAAGCTTTCGAAAAGGCATTAAACAATCCCTATTATGAAACTCCCCAACTGGCGGCTTACAATCTTGGAAGCCTCTTTTATCGCATGGGTAAATATGAGGAAGCCAAAAAATATTATCAGCAAGCCATAGAACTTTCCCCAAACTATGCCGCCGCTCACCTTGAATTGGCAAGAACACTTGAAGCTCTTGGCGATAATGCGAAAGCCCTGGACGAATACAAGGAAGCTCTACAGTATGATCCTGACTCCGTTATGGCAAATTTCGGCTACGGAAGATTGCTTTACCAGCACGGGGACTACGTTGCTGCGAAGTATTACCTTGAACGAGTCACCAAACTAGCCCCAGACACGCCAACGGCTAAAGCTGCTCTTGATTACCTCAGCAATATGGAAACTCCAGGCAGAACAAGAAAAACAATCGGGAGATAGGAAAATGGTCAACGAACAGATAGCCTCAATACGTCCCTTCATTGTTATGGATGTTCTGGAAAGAGCTCAGGAGATTGAACGGGAAGGACATGATGTAGTGCACCTGGAAGTGGGAGAACCTGATTTTGAAACACCTAAAGCAATAAAGGAAGCGGCAATTAGAGCACTTCGCAACGGGGAAACTCACTACACTCACAGTCTTGGTATTGTTGAACTTCGAGAAGCAATTTGCGATCTTTACGAACGGACCTACGGAGTAAAGGGACTTGATCCCGACCAGGTGGTTATCACATCTGGCACATCACCTGCGTTTATCGTGGCTCTTGCTCTCGTTTTATCGCGTGGGGACGAAATCATCTTGAGTGATCCCGGTTATGCCTGCTATCCGAACTTCGCTAGATTTATTAGTGCTGTGCCTCGCTTCGTGAAAGTGGAGGAAAACAACGGGTTTCAGTATGATGTGGACGCAGTAAGATCTATTATCAACGTCAAAACAAAAGCCATCATGGTAAACTCCCCTTCAAATCCTACAGGGCAAATTACCGAACCTGAGCGGTTGCAAGCAATAGCTGACCTGGGATTGTGGATCTTCAGCGATGAAATCTACCACGGGCTGGTTTACGACGGGGAAAAAGCCCATTCGGCACTTGAATATACTGATAGATGCTTTGTTTTTAACGGCTTCTCCAAGCTCTACGCTATGACGGGATGGAGACTTGGATACGTAATCGTGCCGAAAGATTTTGTAAAAACTACAAAGTGCATGGTGCAGAATTTTTTTATATCCGCCAACTCTGTATCTCAATACGCCGCCTATGAAGCTCTCACAAACCCGGAAGTGGCTCTAGACGTGGAAAAGATGGTTAAGACTTACGATGAACGAAGGCGCTTCATGGTTAAGCGCCTTAAAGAAATAGGTTTTGGTGTGGCAAGGGAACCCAAGGGCGCTTTTTATGTTTTTGCCAATGCTTCTTCTTTTGGGCAGGACGCCTACCGGCTGGCTTTTGAAATTCTCGAAAACGCTCACGTGGGCGTTACACCCGGCATTGATTTTGGCGCCAACGGGGAAGGATTTTTGCGCTTTAGTTATGCTAACTCATTGGAACGCATTGATGAAGGTTTAAGAAGGATAGAGCTATACCTGCATGAAAGCACTAAATCGTGATCCAGAAACAGCTCCTATCAAGATTGTGTCTGCAGAATTCTTTACTTCTGCTTTCACTGTTCAACAATTGCCAGAAGAGAGTCTTCCGGAGATAGCCTTTGCGGGAAGATCCAACGTGGGAAAGTCCTCTCTTATAAACGCTCTTCTTCTTAGAAAAAAACTTGTGAAGACAAGCAACACGCCGGGACGAACTCAGAGCATCAACTTTTTCACCATCAACAAAGCCTTTTACTTCGTGGACCTTCCAGGATATGGCTTCGCGAAGGTGCCAAAGGATGTTCAGGCAAAGTGGAAGTATCTTATTGAAGGATACTTGCAGAACAGAAAGACCCTGAAAGGCGTTGTTCTAATAATGGACAGCCGCCATCCTGCCATGCCCAACGACGTTCAACTCTATCACTGGCTGTCAGCTCAATGTTTTGCCGTAATTCCTGTGCTCACGAAGGTTGACAAGCTTTCAAAAAATGAACTGGAAAAGTCTCGTAGAGAATGCGCCCGAATTTTGACAATCTCCCCGGAAGACATTGTTCTTTTTTCTGCTACTGAGAAAACAGGAAGGCAGGAACTGTGGGAGAAGATACTTAGACTTACAGGCAACAACATGGTTGATAGCTGATGGAAAAATAGCAAGGTAGGGCACGGCATGCCGTGACTTATCCGTCTCTCAATATTGTAAGATCTCGTTGTTAAGTGCTCTCCAATGAAGCAAAA
This sequence is a window from Thermodesulforhabdaceae bacterium. Protein-coding genes within it:
- a CDS encoding tetratricopeptide repeat protein; the protein is MKERVQSITTSWIQSNSLVRKGARRVAVLRNALPLLSIIVFALISCTPQHPPVQQPDKAQDGATHSLSPQTQRQAPRPPSPAPAPAERIEGPESATIPQRLSGSPEELKAMGQNYLAAGNIGMALRYLKAAEARRPKDPQLLYEIALAYQRRGFRDQTKEYLQKALAVQPDYAEASNALGAILAEEGRFEEARKAFEKALNNPYYETPQLAAYNLGSLFYRMGKYEEAKKYYQQAIELSPNYAAAHLELARTLEALGDNAKALDEYKEALQYDPDSVMANFGYGRLLYQHGDYVAAKYYLERVTKLAPDTPTAKAALDYLSNMETPGRTRKTIGR
- a CDS encoding cysteine synthase — protein: MGKNVFNNVLEAIGNTPLIKINRLNPNPNVTIYVKWEAKNPGGSIKDRAALSMIEDAERKGLLTKDKIIIEATSGNTGIGLAVVAAVKGYRLILAMPETASLERQKILRALGAELLLTPGNLGTDGAIEEVYRLVRENPDRYFMPDQFNNPANPEAHYLWTGPEIYEQTDGKVNVVVATLGTSGTAMGLARALKERNPAIEIVAVEPYMGHKIQGLKNMKESYVPGIYNPQCLDRIMHIGDDEAFEMARRLAREEGIFAGMSSGAAMAAAVRIAKERKEGIIVAIIPDGGDRYLSTNLFTVMIEPDFKFYDYLSRQKKQIVPVEEGKIRLFITGPPLDSPLNLKEARRLFVADLLVRFLQFKQFTVHPVIVLPDFDSRTITGSVNANVELPQYVKKKMEELADLFKRFSMDSSYHFVKMSDLEETMIEHVKTLIARKVAYEKLRSVYFDVSQAARYGELAHIDISRLYPGKTVDLSRYEKLSPQDFALFKRATLSELKRGVYMKTLWGSVIPTWHIAVATAAMGQSRSGSKPAVDIYLSSIEFLFPHLENVRAIVEALGAKDLTQVWLICEQCWTSRDCPAEEICEDTSLEQLIQEGYKPEEIRYFVLTTHYRKPLHASRKELDGAIKGFQRIRRFLARVHNAPINERKEAGSIADDLYAVEQGFISALADDLNIPQAMAEVFAFIRKVNPRLDTEGLQESDKTDLLAVFGKINQILGGIFSRDIEPLSEEEKRLIEEREKARRDGLWERADEIRNEILSRGIKLLDTPKGTIWERL
- the rlmN gene encoding 23S rRNA (adenine(2503)-C(2))-methyltransferase RlmN, which codes for MNKVHLKDFTLSELEKWVQSIGERTFRARQIFHHLYVRHVNSWGQCTDLSRTFRIKLEQACIINTLSLTSRLVSSDGTEKFVFRLPDGHAVETVLIPDPPRFTLCVSSQVGCPLKCRFCYTGSLGFKRNLTAGEIVDQYVQVQQLIGSQRRITNIVFMGMGEPLLNEDAVYKALSILLDSHGVNLSHRRITVSTVGIVPAMERLGERFPVNLAISLHAPRNDLRTSIMPINSTYPLEKVLEACVRFPLPPRKRITFEYVLIEGVNDGSREARELIELLRPVRCKINLIPYNPHEGSPYRRPSDKAIAEFQSMLQNAHMTATVRESRGADIHAACGQLAGSLAKNESLAVETLKKDGGRA
- the yihA gene encoding ribosome biogenesis GTP-binding protein YihA/YsxC, which encodes MKALNRDPETAPIKIVSAEFFTSAFTVQQLPEESLPEIAFAGRSNVGKSSLINALLLRKKLVKTSNTPGRTQSINFFTINKAFYFVDLPGYGFAKVPKDVQAKWKYLIEGYLQNRKTLKGVVLIMDSRHPAMPNDVQLYHWLSAQCFAVIPVLTKVDKLSKNELEKSRRECARILTISPEDIVLFSATEKTGRQELWEKILRLTGNNMVDS
- the hisI gene encoding phosphoribosyl-AMP cyclohydrolase, producing the protein MSENRTVEPDFAKGGGLLPVIVQDVETGSVLMLAYMNEEAWKKTLETGKAHYWSRSRKKIWLKGETSGHTQDVVEILIDCDEDTILLKVHQRGGAACHTGYRSCFYRKIAGNQCVIVEPRIFDPEEVYKK
- the hisG gene encoding ATP phosphoribosyltransferase; amino-acid sequence: MKQLVLGIPKGSLQEATLRLFKNSGWNITISERSYFPEINDPEISCAICRAQEMSRYVENGTFDAGITGKDWILENNSDVVVVADLVYSKTSNKPTRWVVAVPFDSPIRDIKDLEGKKVATELLQFTKRYFAEAGINVNVEFSWGATEAKVIAGLCDAIVEVTETGSTMRANGLRIIKELMVSNPQLIANKKAWEDEWKRDKIQQIATLLQGALKADEFVGLKMNVPEKNVVQVMEILPSITSPTVSVLYNSDWFSVEVVVSKKVVRDLIPQLIKRGAEGIIEYPLNKVI
- a CDS encoding pyridoxal phosphate-dependent aminotransferase is translated as MVNEQIASIRPFIVMDVLERAQEIEREGHDVVHLEVGEPDFETPKAIKEAAIRALRNGETHYTHSLGIVELREAICDLYERTYGVKGLDPDQVVITSGTSPAFIVALALVLSRGDEIILSDPGYACYPNFARFISAVPRFVKVEENNGFQYDVDAVRSIINVKTKAIMVNSPSNPTGQITEPERLQAIADLGLWIFSDEIYHGLVYDGEKAHSALEYTDRCFVFNGFSKLYAMTGWRLGYVIVPKDFVKTTKCMVQNFFISANSVSQYAAYEALTNPEVALDVEKMVKTYDERRRFMVKRLKEIGFGVAREPKGAFYVFANASSFGQDAYRLAFEILENAHVGVTPGIDFGANGEGFLRFSYANSLERIDEGLRRIELYLHESTKS